Proteins from one Candidatus Abyssobacteria bacterium SURF_5 genomic window:
- a CDS encoding PRC-barrel domain containing protein — protein sequence MTRKVILIGLIGISAILMMGLPAYAQGVYRTQEDLGGRAIGMQHFRVGELIGTSVRNQQGETLGEVEEVIADQNGRISYLILSMDGAIGVTDRWVPVPWRAADARVSDDEIRLNISRSRLENAPSFRSDLLPDFSQARVQEDINAYYDSIQFRGRDTGRFEREYPERGRDRYERYEDDEDLFGEYESYRRDGETRRESDFDPFEERRYPAAGEVEDYSEQEGRYDTRRDNYLHPGGSRYGR from the coding sequence ATGACGAGGAAAGTTATCTTGATCGGCTTAATTGGTATAAGCGCGATCTTGATGATGGGACTTCCCGCATATGCTCAGGGTGTTTACCGGACGCAGGAGGACTTGGGCGGCAGGGCGATTGGAATGCAGCATTTTCGCGTGGGCGAATTGATCGGGACGAGCGTCAGAAACCAGCAAGGCGAAACACTGGGAGAAGTAGAGGAAGTCATCGCCGACCAAAACGGCCGGATCAGTTACCTGATTCTCTCCATGGACGGCGCCATTGGGGTGACGGATCGATGGGTGCCGGTTCCGTGGCGGGCGGCCGATGCGCGGGTTTCGGACGACGAGATTCGCCTGAACATATCCAGGTCGCGGCTTGAAAACGCGCCTTCCTTCAGGAGCGATTTGCTTCCCGACTTCTCTCAGGCGCGGGTGCAAGAGGATATTAACGCCTATTACGACTCGATCCAATTCCGGGGCCGCGATACCGGTCGATTCGAGCGCGAATATCCGGAACGCGGCCGGGACCGGTACGAAAGATATGAGGACGACGAAGACCTTTTCGGCGAATACGAAAGCTATCGGCGCGACGGAGAAACCAGAAGGGAAAGCGACTTTGATCCGTTCGAGGAGCGCAGGTACCCGGCCGCCGGCGAGGTGGAAGATTATTCTGAGCAGGAGGGCCGCTATGACACGCGCAGGGATAACTACCTTCACCCCGGCGGCAGCAGGTACGGCAGGTGA
- a CDS encoding CbbQ/NirQ/NorQ/GpvN family protein — MAEREAQAGGIESFFEEHFFTEEPYYVPVSDEVSIFRAAYAAKLPVLLKGPTGCGKTRFIEYMAYTLQQERILQGIESATDVSAPLITVACHEDLSASDLVGRYLLEGDETVWIDGPLTRAVKTGAVCYLDEIVEARKDTTVLIHPLADYRRILPIEKRGRMLRAHDNFLLVISYNPGYQSVLKNLKHSTRQRFVAIDFEYPPPEVEARIISHESGIDAATAERMALLGQKVRNLRDRGFEEGVSTRLLIYAGKLLISGISARRACEIAVAKSITDDPELERAVLELINSIFE, encoded by the coding sequence ATGGCGGAGCGCGAGGCACAGGCAGGCGGAATCGAAAGTTTTTTCGAAGAACATTTCTTCACGGAAGAACCTTATTATGTCCCTGTGTCTGATGAAGTGAGTATTTTTCGAGCCGCTTACGCGGCCAAATTGCCGGTCCTTCTGAAAGGCCCTACCGGATGCGGAAAGACACGTTTCATCGAGTACATGGCATACACCCTGCAACAGGAGCGCATCTTGCAGGGGATAGAATCGGCAACCGATGTATCCGCCCCATTGATCACGGTCGCCTGCCACGAGGACCTCAGTGCAAGCGATTTGGTGGGCCGCTATCTGCTCGAAGGCGATGAGACCGTCTGGATTGACGGCCCGCTCACGCGCGCGGTGAAAACCGGCGCCGTCTGCTATCTCGATGAGATTGTCGAAGCGCGAAAGGACACCACGGTCCTCATCCATCCCCTGGCCGATTACCGCCGGATTCTTCCTATCGAGAAGAGGGGGCGGATGCTGAGGGCGCACGACAATTTCTTGCTGGTCATCTCATACAATCCCGGCTACCAGAGCGTTTTGAAGAATCTGAAGCATAGTACGCGGCAAAGATTTGTGGCCATCGATTTTGAATATCCACCCCCAGAGGTCGAGGCCCGGATAATCAGCCACGAAAGCGGGATCGACGCGGCCACGGCCGAGAGGATGGCTCTGCTCGGCCAGAAAGTGAGGAACCTGCGCGACCGCGGCTTTGAGGAAGGCGTGAGCACGCGCCTCCTCATATATGCCGGAAAGCTGCTGATCTCGGGCATCTCGGCCAGGCGCGCCTGCGAGATCGCAGTTGCCAAATCGATCACTGACGACCCCGAACTGGAACGCGCCGTCCTCGAACTCATCAACAGTATCTTCGAATGA